The window CAGTGCGTGCATGGAGGGTCTCCAAGCATTGTTGCGCAGCCGGATCCTGGAAGCGTTCAGGGAACGGGCGATGGTCTGGGGATGCCACGAGGTGGATGGTGGAGAGGACGAGAGTGAACAGATGTGTTTTTGCCTCTTCGGCTTTCATGCTTGTTCACTTTATGGACTTGGCTTCCCTCACCAGCAACAAGCATTTTCTGCTCCTTGGGACCATGTAGAAATTTAGCTGCTGTGGTTCCTGACTTAGGCAAatacaccccctgccccccatgctGCCCAGCCTGACTTCCTTCTTAAATTTGGGGGTGTAATTTCAGCAGTAACAAAGAACCTTCTTGTGGCTTTCTCTGTGTGGATTCGAAACAAAGCCGCTTGTGCTAGTCCCATACCCTTCTGTCTGATATCTGGATTCCCAACAGTACATGTGCAATTCAACATCCAGGACCTCTTCAGGCCATGCCTTTTTCAACAATCCACATATGACacatgcaatatatttttttcagaagataCTTGCTGGGAAGAGAAGACAGTAGTGCCCCACCTGGTTGCTAAACTCTGTTCTGGGACTGAACCGGTTTGTAAAAGTAATCAGTTTCTGGGACCTGAAGGAAATGTGGATATTGAGTTGATTGATAAGAGTGCAAACAGATACAGGTAAGAATCGAAGATGCTGATTGTTTAAACACAATTCTGCTATAAAGGAAGTATATAATGTGTGATActttacatgtatacatgtacatgaTATATCTCTTAAGACATCTGAAATTTTGTCAATGTTCTCTGTATTCCATATTCCGAgttggtattttaattttgacagatGTAGAATACAGAGAAATCAGGGACCAGAAAGCCTAATTAATTCCccagaattttcttaaaaaaaatttttttttaacatttatttatttttgagagacagagggacagagcacaagtgggggaggggcagagagaggagacagaatccgaggcaggctccaggctctgagctgtcagcacagagcctgacagggggctcgaactcacaaactgtgagatcatgacctgagccgaagttggacgctcaaccaactgagccacccaggcgccccctccccgccacagAATTTTCTAATGTGGTGAAAATCACAGATGAATCTTGAACCTtgctccccccccaaaaaaaatcacatcccTCTGCacaattgttctttattttttaaatgtttatttatttctgatagtggtggagagggcagaaaggggggggggagggagagagagagaatccaggcaggctccatgctgccagcacggagcccaattcagggctcgaactcacaaactgtgagatcatgactggagttgaaattgagtcagacgctcaactgactgagtcacccaggtgcccctgcacattTGTTCTTTAAATCAAAGTCCTGGTGGTGTCCCTGTATGACTATCATTCTGACTCTTTTCAGTGTCCACTTCCCCGTGGCCGGCTTCTATCTGTGGCCAGCGACAGGCCTTGGCTTCCTGGTAACAGCAGCAGTGACCGTGGTGATTACGTTCGATTCTTGGAGTCAGCACCTGGACCTGAAGTTACAGCATCACGAGAAATGGATGGTGGCCGGCCCTTTATTTGACATCTCTGTGGAGCCTGAGGGGGTCATCACTGAAATCCACCTCCCCCACGTCATCTCCCTCCCAGGTACAGAGGGGGGAGAGGAGTTCTGTGGGGACAGTGGAGAACATTGTCTAATGGTCTTTCTGGTTGTCCTGCAGCAAATGAGGTCGATATCTCTTGGTTCCAAGTTGCCCATTTTAAGGATGAAGGGATGGTCCTGGAGCCGCCAGCCCGAGTGGAGCCTTTCTATGCCATCCTGGAAAACCCTAGCTTCTCTCTGATGGGGATCCTGCTGAGACTCGCCAGAGGGACCTGTCTTTCGGTCCCCATCACATCCACGGCACTAATCTATTATCACTTCTACCGCGACGTTGTGAAATTTCACTTGTATCTTATCCCCAGCGACTACTTGCTAACGAAGGTAAGGCCTGCAGATTTGGGAGATGTGAGAATTACATTTTCAGCCTATCACCTTGGACCTTCTGTCTCCCTATTGCACAGAAAAGTCaaggctcaggggcacctgggtgactcagtaggttgaatgcgggactcttgattttggttcaggtcacgatctcagttttgtgagttcaaaccccgtgttgggctctgtgctgacagcttgaagcctgctagggattctccctctctctctgcccctccttggtgcacgctctctctctcacacacacacaataaacaaacaaacaaacaaacaaacaaacaaatagaaagggaaagcCAAGGCACAGCTTTCATTGATAGAAGCATGAATCACCCTTCACAAGGTCAATCTGTAGGTGCTGACTCTAGAACCATACGCAATGATCCCAATAGGAGTTTGGTTCTGCTAAAAGTGGAGCTACCTTTTCCGGCTTTTGAGGAGAAgcaaaaaagggagaggagactTATGGGGACTGGCAGAAGAGGTAATGCAGAGATTTCATTGTAGAAATGGACATTAGTAACATCTAAATGAAACACACACGCGCCCCTCTGCATTCATCCTCCTCCTGTGAATTTGTGAAAGGCTCagggtacccccccccccaacctttccAGGGTTAGTGCAGAAGCAGAAGTGCTGGTGGCCATTGTGGCCCCATAGCTACTGCATCCCTGGATAGAATACCACTTCTGTTCCTCCAACCTTGGTGGAGAGGTTAGTAGGGGAAGACTTACCTGATTTTCTGGCCAATTGGTTAATTTTCCTACAGCCCAGTAAGAGGCAAGTATGGGCCTGGCGGTTGTTAGGTTGTGAGTAACCGTGGGTAtttaaaatacaagagaaaatattttaaagtttatttgtttattttgagtgagagggcagggaaggggcagagagagagagggaatcccaaggaggctttatgctgtcagcacagagcctgattcggggctcgaattcacggctgtgagatcatgacctgagccttttCAAAACGACATTCCTTCCTTATGTACAGagacatattcatatatatacgaATAtgcatatataggtatatacatatatatttgaatgtaTCAGTCTGTGCATGAACCTTTACATCCATTGAATGATGTCATACGTGCTACTTGATACAGTATATGGAGAACTTTGTATGCGACTGCTTTTGCTTATTCACTTTTAGCTTCACCCTCTGATTCGCTTCTGTTGCTTCTTCCTCAGTCAATAGATGAGGAGGAAGCTAAATTTCAAGGTGTGCGTCTGCAGACCTCGCCCCCAGTGGACCCACTGAATTTTGGTTCCCGTTATATTGTGTCTTGTTCGCCTCCCCTGGAAATAATACCCAAGGTCAGTAGAATTGGGTCTAACTCAAATTGAACACAtggttcaaaatattttgtacttttgaagaaaaaaaaaagagaagattatTCTCTGAACTATGTCCTGATAAGGGCTGGTCTACTCTTCCTTCCATGGAACAATAATATTTCCTGAAATTGTAAACTTACCAAGAATGTTGacctttctccctctgtttccctctcaacCAGCCATGAGATTGTATGGGAAACGGATTATATTTCAGTGGCCAGTTTCCTGTAGGCAAACAGAACtttccaccccctcaccccccccaccccccaccgatGCTTTAAGTCATGTGTTTCCTCTAGGAGTTGAAATTATCCTATAGGAACCCTGGAGAAATCCAGGTCTTCTCTAAAGTCTATGCTGGGAGGATGGAGGAACCAATCATGCTTGAAATTACTGAAAAAAGACACAAGACTTTGATCTGGTACACTTTGGTGAAGCCAGGtaggtaaaaaaaatatatataaggctaaaattggggggggggggaggaaaaaaatcatgcaCCTGTCTCCTTGGTTGCAGTGAAGTCTATCACAGGAGAAGGTCTGTTTATGGTCTCAtcccagagaagaaaataaatctactGACAGTTTATAGTGTCCAAAGTTCTGCACTATCAACAACCCCAGTGTTAGAAGGTTTAAGGAATGTACTCGCTTATTGTTCACATTTAATCACTTCATGATGGTATTTCATGCCAAAACACGTTTGCCTGGAAGATAATTGTTTTCttgctaatttttctttaaattctggttagttaacatatagtgcaatagtggtttcgggagtagaattcagcgactcgtcacttacatacaacacccagtgttcatcataacaagtgccctccttagtgcccatcttccacccggcccctcccccacccgcctccctccatcaaccctcagtttgttctctatcattaggAGTCgcttatggtttgctttcctctttctttctttcttttttttttctccttcccatatgtccatctgttttgtttcctaaattccacatatgagcgaaattctatggtattcatctttctctgacggacttatttcacttagcatagtatacCTTAACTCCATCCACATAgctacaaatgacaagatttcatttttttctgatggctgagtaatacacacacacacacacacacatacacacacacacacacacacacatatatatatatatatatatatgctacatcttctgtatccattcatcagtcgatggacacttgggctctttccatagtttggctgttgtaaataatgctgctataaacattggggcgcatgAACCCCTTCAAATCTGGATCTCATTGGATCCTCTGGCTAAATAATTTCTGGTGCaacttctgggtcatagggtagttctgtttccTAGAGGATAATTTATGTAGAACAGTATGAAAACTTAAGCGTTGGCTTCACATTGTCTCACATACTGGcttataaatagaaatagaaggaatgtTGGGAAAATATATTCCTTCCTCTGATGCATTTCCCTAATGGGTAGGGAGTGACCTTCTACCTCATGGGGttccattttgtatattaatGTTTGAATGGGATCCTTCACTTaggaaatagaattaaattaCTTTAGTgtgttacaggggcgcctgggtggctcagtcggttgagcgtccagctttggctcaggtcatgatctcatggttggtgggtttgagccctgcatcgggctctgtgctgacagctctgagcctggagcctgcttcaaattctgtgtttccctctctctctctgctccttccctgctcatgctctgtctctctctctctctctctccttcaaaaataaataaaaacatttaaaaattaaaaaaaattattttagtgtgTTACATCAAAGCCTAGAGAAACcaaggggcacctgtctggctcgatcagtacagcatgcgactcttgatctcggggtcatgagttccagccccaagataggcatagagattactaaaacaataaagttaaaaaagaaaagaaaagaaaaactaaataaaggtATACAGCTGATTTCATATCATTCTccaacttttccttccttcctagaggAGCTCCAGTTTGGTGCTACAtcggcccctcctcccctcccaggtcAGTGCAGTGTTTCCACCAAAAGTCTGATTTCAGGAGATCTTTGAGTGATGTCGCTCAATGCGGGTTCATACCTTCTCTTCATTTACAAAGACTAAGTGGTTCCAGAGAcaaacacagagtctgatgcactTCAGCAAACACATGAGGCTGTAATACGCAGACTCTGAGCGTGCAACCACGCTTTTTTGGGAAACCATTTTGCATCTGCTGAACTTTAAGTAAGAGTAGTTCGAGGCGGCTGGGGATCAAACTTTAGAGAGACGGAGCCCGCATGAGTCCAGAGGGGCAGGCAAGAAACAGAACTTGTAAGCATAAGGATGATCGTTGAACTCTTTTGGAGCTTAGTCCGAAGGCAAAGGGGGACTTTTGAAGGGTGAGTAACAAGGCACTCACTGTTCGGAACTGTGTGGATGACTGTGAGTGAGGAATGAACAGGAAGTGGGAATTGGCTTATGAGCCTGTTGTAAGATCAGGTCAAGATGAGGTGTTAGCTGGGAATTGGTTCAGGTTAATGGAGATGGTAGGTAGCggggaaagaaattatttaaaataaaatgccaaagggcacctggctggctcagtcggaggagcgTGGGACTCGATCGCacgaaacttttaaaaataaaataaaataaggagccAAGATTCAGAGGACTCCGTTCTGCCTTCCACGTTGTTGGCCATGAttgtcaggctccacacagtaGAAGTGACGGGCCCCCTTTGTCAAAACAGATCATccaggagga is drawn from Felis catus isolate Fca126 chromosome E2, F.catus_Fca126_mat1.0, whole genome shotgun sequence and contains these coding sequences:
- the CARD8 gene encoding caspase recruitment domain-containing protein 8 isoform X4 gives rise to the protein MEKYTSKKKIRICKRCPLTWLCVCISDADKAKKSAYHSENFYLSPWRMSARSKQKQKQISTPSQDRCKTDFFSGYDDVSHPRSSAAQIQDDQFSTFSESGGYCEVLISKPPPHITALGTESCEEEISCSPFRSESEDQESSQSQESEDTCWEEKTVVPHLVAKLCSGTEPVCKSNQFLGPEGNVDIELIDKSANRYSVHFPVAGFYLWPATGLGFLVTAAVTVVITFDSWSQHLDLKLQHHEKWMVAGPLFDISVEPEGVITEIHLPHVISLPANEVDISWFQVAHFKDEGMVLEPPARVEPFYAILENPSFSLMGILLRLARGTCLSVPITSTALIYYHFYRDVVKFHLYLIPSDYLLTKSIDEEEAKFQGVRLQTSPPVDPLNFGSRYIVSCSPPLEIIPKELKLSYRNPGEIQVFSKVYAGRMEEPIMLEITEKRHKTLIWYTLVKPAVAFMKEHHRHLQARMGNLNGVLDDLQDRGVFTEEEKEMVQQMPTQQRRNETLLRMVENKGHQAQKVLFKSISRRDPYLMSYLNQQSLQQ
- the CARD8 gene encoding caspase recruitment domain-containing protein 8 isoform X3 codes for the protein MEKYTSKKKIRICKRCPLTWLCVCISDADKAKKSAYHSENFYLSPWRMSARSKQKQKQISTPSQDRCKTDFFSGYDDVSHPRSSAAQIQDDQFSTFSESGGYCEVLISKPPPHITALGTESCEEEISCSPFRSESEDQESSQSQESEDTCWEEKTVVPHLVAKLCSGTEPVCKSNQFLGPEGNVDIELIDKSANRYSVHFPVAGFYLWPATGLGFLVTAAVTVVITFDSWSQHLDLKLQHHEKWMVAGPLFDISVEPEGVITEIHLPHVISLPVAHFKDEGMVLEPPARVEPFYAILENPSFSLMGILLRLARGTCLSVPITSTALIYYHFYRDVVKFHLYLIPSDYLLTKSIDEEEAKFQGVRLQTSPPVDPLNFGSRYIVSCSPPLEIIPKELKLSYRNPGEIQVFSKVYAGRMEEPIMLEITEKRHKTLIWYTLVKPEELQFGATSAPPPLPAVAFMKEHHRHLQARMGNLNGVLDDLQDRGVFTEEEKEMVQQMPTQQRRNETLLRMVENKGHQAQKVLFKSISRRDPYLMSYLNQQSLQQ
- the CARD8 gene encoding caspase recruitment domain-containing protein 8 isoform X5, translated to MLCVCISDADKAKKSAYHSENFYLSPWRMSARSKQKQKQISTPSQDRCKTDFFSGYDDVSHPRSSAAQIQDDQFSTFSESGGYCEVLISKPPPHITALGTESCEEEISCSPFRSESEDQESSQSQESEDTCWEEKTVVPHLVAKLCSGTEPVCKSNQFLGPEGNVDIELIDKSANRYSVHFPVAGFYLWPATGLGFLVTAAVTVVITFDSWSQHLDLKLQHHEKWMVAGPLFDISVEPEGVITEIHLPHVISLPANEVDISWFQVAHFKDEGMVLEPPARVEPFYAILENPSFSLMGILLRLARGTCLSVPITSTALIYYHFYRDVVKFHLYLIPSDYLLTKSIDEEEAKFQGVRLQTSPPVDPLNFGSRYIVSCSPPLEIIPKELKLSYRNPGEIQVFSKVYAGRMEEPIMLEITEKRHKTLIWYTLVKPEELQFGATSAPPPLPAVAFMKEHHRHLQARMGNLNGVLDDLQDRGVFTEEEKEMVQQMPTQQRRNETLLRMVENKGHQAQKVLFKSISRRDPYLMSYLNQQSLQQ
- the CARD8 gene encoding caspase recruitment domain-containing protein 8 isoform X6, producing MSARSKQKQKQISTPSQDRCKTDFFSGYDDVSHPRSSAAQIQDDQFSTFSESGGYCEVLISKPPPHITALGTESCEEEISCSPFRSESEDQESSQSQESEDTCWEEKTVVPHLVAKLCSGTEPVCKSNQFLGPEGNVDIELIDKSANRYSVHFPVAGFYLWPATGLGFLVTAAVTVVITFDSWSQHLDLKLQHHEKWMVAGPLFDISVEPEGVITEIHLPHVISLPANEVDISWFQVAHFKDEGMVLEPPARVEPFYAILENPSFSLMGILLRLARGTCLSVPITSTALIYYHFYRDVVKFHLYLIPSDYLLTKSIDEEEAKFQGVRLQTSPPVDPLNFGSRYIVSCSPPLEIIPKELKLSYRNPGEIQVFSKVYAGRMEEPIMLEITEKRHKTLIWYTLVKPEELQFGATSAPPPLPAVAFMKEHHRHLQARMGNLNGVLDDLQDRGVFTEEEKEMVQQMPTQQRRNETLLRMVENKGHQAQKVLFKSISRRDPYLMSYLNQQSLQQ
- the CARD8 gene encoding caspase recruitment domain-containing protein 8 isoform X7; this translates as MEKYTSKKKIRICKRCPLTWLCVCISDADKAKKSAYHSENFYLSPWRMSARSKQKQKQISTPSQDRCKTDFFSGYDDVSHPRSSAAQIQDDQFSTFSESGGYCEVLISKPPPHITALGTESCEEEISCSPFRSESEDQESSQSQESEDTCWEEKTVVPHLVAKLCSGTEPVCKSNQFLGPEGNVDIELIDKSANRYSVHFPVAGFYLWPATGLGFLVTAAVTVVITFDSWSQHLDLKLQHHEKWMVAGPLFDISVEPEGVITEIHLPHVISLPANEVDISWFQVAHFKDEGMVLEPPARVEPFYAILENPSFSLMGILLRLARGTCLSVPITSTALIYYHFYRDVVKFHLYLIPSDYLLTKSIDEEEAKFQGVRLQTSPPVDPLNFGSRYIVSCSPPLEIIPKELKLSYRNPGEIQVFSKVYAGRMEEPIMLEITEKRHKTLIWYTLVKPEELQFGATSAPPPLPGAGSRAIPA
- the CARD8 gene encoding caspase recruitment domain-containing protein 8 isoform X8 gives rise to the protein MEKYTSKKKIRICKRCPLTWLCVCISDADKAKKSAYHSENFYLSPWRMSARSKQKQKQISTPSQDRCKTDFFSGYDDVSHPRSSAAQIQDDQFSTFSESGGYCEVLISKPPPHITALGTESCEEEISCSPFRSESEDQESSQSQESEDTCWEEKTVVPHLVAKLCSGTEPVCKSNQFLGPEGNVDIELIDKSANRYSVHFPVAGFYLWPATGLGFLVTAAVTVVITFDSWSQHLDLKLQHHEKWMVAGPLFDISVEPEGVITEIHLPHVISLPANEVDISWFQVAHFKDEGMVLEPPARVEPFYAILENPSFSLMGILLRLARGTCLSVPITSTALIYYHFYRDVVKFHLYLIPSDYLLTKSIDEEEAKFQGVRLQTSPPVDPLNFGSRYIVSCSPPLEIIPKELKLSYRNPGEIQVFSKVYAGRMEEPIMLEITEKRHKTLIWYTLVKPGAGSRAIPA
- the CARD8 gene encoding caspase recruitment domain-containing protein 8 isoform X1; translated protein: MEKYTSKKKIRICKRCPLTWLCVCISDADKAKKSAYHSENFYLSPWRMSARSKQKQKQISTPSQDRCKTDFFSGYDDVSHPRSSAAQIQDDQFSTFSESGGYCEVLISKPPPHITALGTESCEEEISCSPFRSESEDQESSQSQESEDTCWEEKTVVPHLVAKLCSGTEPVCKSNQFLGPEGNVDIELIDKSANRYSVHFPVAGFYLWPATGLGFLVTAAVTVVITFDSWSQHLDLKLQHHEKWMVAGPLFDISVEPEGVITEIHLPHVISLPANEVDISWFQVAHFKDEGMVLEPPARVEPFYAILENPSFSLMGILLRLARGTCLSVPITSTALIYYHFYRDVVKFHLYLIPSDYLLTKSIDEEEAKFQGVRLQTSPPVDPLNFGSRYIVSCSPPLEIIPKELKLSYRNPGEIQVFSKVYAGRMEEPIMLEITEKRHKTLIWYTLVKPEELQFGATSAPPPLPAVAFMKEHHRHLQARMGNLNGVLDDLQDRGVFTEEEKEMVQQMPTQQRRNETLLRMVENKGHQAQKVLFKSISRRDPYLMSYLNQQSLQQ
- the CARD8 gene encoding caspase recruitment domain-containing protein 8 isoform X2; this translates as MEKYTSKKKIRICKRCPLTWLCVCISDADKAKKSAYHSENFYLSPWRMSARSKQKQKQISTPSQDRCKTDFFSGYDDVSHPRSSAAQIQDDQFSTFSESGGYCEVLISKPPPHITALGTESCEEEISCSPFRSESEDQESSQSQESDTCWEEKTVVPHLVAKLCSGTEPVCKSNQFLGPEGNVDIELIDKSANRYSVHFPVAGFYLWPATGLGFLVTAAVTVVITFDSWSQHLDLKLQHHEKWMVAGPLFDISVEPEGVITEIHLPHVISLPANEVDISWFQVAHFKDEGMVLEPPARVEPFYAILENPSFSLMGILLRLARGTCLSVPITSTALIYYHFYRDVVKFHLYLIPSDYLLTKSIDEEEAKFQGVRLQTSPPVDPLNFGSRYIVSCSPPLEIIPKELKLSYRNPGEIQVFSKVYAGRMEEPIMLEITEKRHKTLIWYTLVKPEELQFGATSAPPPLPAVAFMKEHHRHLQARMGNLNGVLDDLQDRGVFTEEEKEMVQQMPTQQRRNETLLRMVENKGHQAQKVLFKSISRRDPYLMSYLNQQSLQQ